A genome region from Dolichospermum compactum NIES-806 includes the following:
- a CDS encoding MgtC/SapB family protein has translation MINPYYIASSDWLNTGLRLCFALFIGAIIGLERQLKNKPAGLRTHMLVSLGSAVFTLITIQTGGTQLSADSLSRVVQGIAAGVGFLGAGEILRESSQTSKSPEIHGLTSAAAIWVAAALGIAAGCGLWQLGLMGAVLTVIILHIFKRLEKCY, from the coding sequence GTGATAAATCCTTACTATATTGCCAGCAGTGATTGGTTAAACACCGGGCTGCGTCTGTGTTTCGCTTTGTTTATTGGAGCTATAATTGGCTTAGAACGACAATTAAAAAACAAGCCGGCTGGTTTGAGAACCCATATGTTAGTAAGTTTGGGTTCAGCCGTGTTTACTCTCATCACTATCCAAACAGGTGGTACACAACTTAGTGCCGATTCTCTCAGTCGCGTAGTTCAAGGTATTGCTGCTGGAGTCGGGTTTTTGGGGGCTGGGGAAATTTTACGTGAATCTTCCCAAACATCAAAATCACCGGAAATTCATGGTTTGACTTCTGCCGCCGCAATTTGGGTAGCTGCTGCTTTGGGAATTGCTGCTGGGTGTGGTTTATGGCAATTAGGATTAATGGGTGCGGTTTTAACTGTAATTATTCTACACATCTTTAAAAGATTAGAAAAATGTTATTAG